The Montipora foliosa isolate CH-2021 chromosome 6, ASM3666993v2, whole genome shotgun sequence genome includes the window CTTGTCGTGCCTGCTTCTAATTGGGCAGTCAAGGCTGGAGGTTTTACTAACGCGGTGGGAATCCTTGCCGCTTTGTGATCTTACTCTCGTTAGCTCTCTCTCCAACAACGATTCATCAAAAGACGACACGGCAACATTACTGGTCCCAACCCTCGTGGGATCCTTTTTATCCTCCGTCAAATCTTTGGAATCTTTGTACGTTTCCCTCTCACTTGATTTGCGCTTTTTAAGAATATGCTGTTCATCAACAGCGCCATGTTTCCTTTTACTATCTTTCCAATCTAATTCTCCTTCAACGTATTTCTCTCTTCCGACACTTTGACATGGAGATGGACGTGTCACTTCACGACCTTTCACCCTCTCAAACTTGTGAGTTTTAGAAATCTCACTGTCGCATCGAACACTGGATGGCGAGCGCTCAGTTGTGCTTTTCCTTGGATGTGGTCCTCTGTTTTCATGTCCAACACCAACTTGCAGCGCCGCAATCGAATGATCGCGGCGTTTTTCACGAGTCTCATCGCGGTTACCATTATCCTTGTTCGTCTCTTGTTCTCTTCTATCTTGCTCTCTTTTAGAATACCGTCCTTCGCCCTTTTCGATTTCTGTTCGTAATGTTATCTCCTTCTCAACCCATTCTTCGTTGTTGTCGCTGGAATCACTCCTTGAGTGTTCATCTTCGTCTGAGGATTCACAAGAACTCAGAGATGATCCAGATGAGTGCTCTGAGCGTCGACGAACCCTTGACCccgcttttcttttctttttcttctttttctttttgatatttttcgacttctttttctttttcctgtaaCATAAAAGCAATGTACTTTGGTTTGGGAGAGTAGCGGTAtgcaaataatattaattttgtataaTTAATTCCATATTCTCTTTTTACTTAGGAAACAAATATAAAAGAAAGTGACACAAACAAATTGGAAGCAAACCGTTCCACAAATAAAGCAACTGATATTACTGATATTCAAAAAAATAAGTCAAGTTCTCAACAACACTTCACTAGGTACAAAATGTGCAATTTTCATCTTTTCGTAATGAGGTGGCaatgttggttttggtttttggtGAGAATGAAAAACTGGAGTTCACGGactgagaaaaacctctcagaatagagaaccaacgaacGCAAATGACGTTCGCGTCGAGTTGGGGACGGTAAGTGCTCTCACCGCTGAGCCAACTCTTTGCCACCATGTCATTCTAGTTAAACTGGACGTAACTGGTCAAACCTGTCATTTAGTTTTCTCTTCCTCTTCGCTTGGCTTTGTTCTTCAAGGATAAGTTCTCGAACGTGACTGAATCTGCCCTTGAGCCCCTTATCCACTTTAGCAGCGGCCTTCTCCTTCTGACGTCAGAGGAGATGCAAAAAGAGGAACAGAAacaagggaggggaggggaggggagggaaagTAAACGCACGACAGGAGAGAAAATGGGTTCGAGGCCAAAGCAACATCAACGACCATACCAGTATTCCATATTGCATACGGAATCAAAAGGGTTCCATGTACGGGCAGTCAACAGTTTGGGGTATATAATTCAGGGGTTGTTTCGAGTAAGTCATGGAAAGTACGAAGTTGGTAAaacgaaaataaaatttaaaaaagaatagAACGGATTAAAGAAAGAGTATAAAAAAGTtggccaaaaaataataaatgaataagtaCACAAGAAGAGTTTAACGAAAGGAAAAGTTTGAAATTAAAAGGCGAAAAGAAAGAGGTTATCGGTGCAAATCAGTCCAACGACGACAAATAAATAATTGCATGATTTTATTAATTCAAATACAAGTGAAAGTACACAAACGTTATTCAGACCAGAGAGTTACCGCAAAATCCACGAAAATCCACAAGATGTTCCATTGTCGTTGGGTCAGTTTGCAGAACAGAGTCGCAGAATTACAGGAGAAATGGAAATTCCGCAAACGGTCAGTCCGTTTATTCAATAAATGACCGGTGGCAGAAGACCATGACGAAGGACAGCCGGGTGACATGCGGGAGAAACAAAAGAGAACTGCATTAGCAagaatgaaaatttaatttcaaacatCGATTTGGCGTCATGTTTACGGCAAACGGAAAACAGGAGACTCAAATTTGCTTGTTATCTACAGATATCGGGCGACTTCTAAAATGAGAGACAAAAATTGGAATAAGAGAGTATTTTCATGAGTTTACGACAATCACCGGCCTGCCATCTGCTAATTCTCTCTATAATGAAGGGACTTTAGGAggtttaagcaaagacaacggctacggcaacaaaaCACTCCGCCACAAAGCAACAATATGAttgtttaaaaaaggaaaaatactcgtgctgcacgacTACGTGAGCATATATCAATGAACgattcattttctgtttttacatTTAAACCGTTCGCACCCATCCATGCAGTTGCAGGATAGTTTGatcgtattgtacaaggtgaacaagtcCGAATAAtagcgatagcgctaagttatattttagaGTGACGTTGCCGTTTTCCTTGCTTTAACTCCCTTTTACGATCTGCGACGACGACGTCAGTCGACGAACACGACACGTGACCCCAAAATATGACTGCTCGCTATCGTGCGTGTTCGGCGATTATTCGGTCTCGCtgacgtcgtacaatgtgggtgaaTTATCCCAAAATAAATTGAGTATGAGCAGTCTCAGAATGAAGATGGAGAATGGAAGGGTCCCATTTGTGCGCTCAGCTTGTTGTCAAAACCTCACCCtttgtgatttcacgtcgttgctAAGCAAATGACCAcacaaatatgtgctaaaaCTGATGAGccccgcacgtgcagcacgccaACACCACAATAACATCATTGGATAAAAGAGGAAAATTAATCGTGCTGGAGGTGCGGTTGTGCAGCACACATTCTTCCACATATTTTACTCTGCATatcgacgacgtgaaatgaccaaatttgaggttttgagcGCATCGCGAGCATACAAACGTGAaccttttattctttattttgtaCTGTGAAACCGCTCGAATCCAATTTATtcttaggacacttcgcccagaTTGTACGACGAAAAagagacggaataatcgcgaaagacgtACGATTGTGCAACTACAATAGTCATATTTTGTGGTGGCGTCTGCGACGATgccgccgtcgtagatcttacaCTCCCCAATGACTAGTTGAGGTGTCACACGTGCAACGCAAATGCAAACGTCTGGTGATTGGCTTAAAATGTGGCACACACTGTTGACGTGACTTATTTTGGTTCTCCGTGGTGCATTCTGGGACTCCAACGAAATTtgggcaacaatgttgcaggttTTTAAATCGCTTTCCAAAACCTGCAATATGTTGCCGCAACAAAATGTTTCGTTAAAAATCGCACTGTGCGCCATGTTAAACCAGACAACTTTTAACGCAACAATGTCGCGCAAAAATCGGCGCGTGTAACATCagcttaattaaggacggtgcctgctaattcaaaggtatttttgccccggtttatgactatgcaggaaatgtagatcttgacaagtgtcattgaaatccaaaaagaaaattgggggtaaccacgcatttttccaagataattcatgaataatttttgtaaaaagctttaaaatgtatgaaattgaagcttagttatctctcaaaaatgcatggttacccccaattttctttttggataccaagagtacttaccaagatctactttcttcggatagttttaaaccgcgcaaaaatatccctgtattagtgagcatcaccgataggaaactcgagtatctcgagatgcgcagaacgtatgcgcaataacaatagtaggcaccgtccttaagagcaAGAAAATTCACGTATTCTAACGCGCCTCTGTCTTCTGAAAAGTCACTCGATATCTTTATAGAACAGGCAAGAATTGAACCAAAATTAAACTTTCATTGATTTTTGATAAAACACCAATTTTAACCTGACTTTTGCCCTAAACTTGATACTAAAGCTCTCTTAGGAGTAATTTAACTGTCTGTTGATGCTCTCATTAGCCAATAATATGGCTAATATTCTCCAGTACATTAAGAAAACAACACATTATAGCAATCGCCACCCACCTCCTCTTTCAGCTTCATTTCCATTCGAATTTTCTCCAAATGATCTTTAGCCGTTCGTTGATTGCTGTCTAGCGCTAAAGCACTATTGAAACTTTTCACAGCTTCTGGCAAAAGTCCCTCTTTTTCTTGTCTACATTCAAAAGAACATTAGCCAAAAATGGGTTAAATGAAGACGCAATCGCTTCTACTGGCCATAGCTTGATTTTGATCCATTGACAAGATTAGAAGAGCGAAAGATTTTCGGCCTGAATTTTATAGTAGTTAATTAGTAGTTATAATTATTGGTATAATACAAGTGGATTTAGTTTATTCAGGcctctcgccttctggacagccatcAGTTTTGGTATCCAAACTTTCATTTTCACGATCCATGTAATCTTTATTCACTTTAAAGTTCTATCCCTCGGAGCTGTCATACGTTGCATTCGGTTGAGGACTACGTTTTCCAGTGGGTTTTTTTCCCCGTTGGGTTTTTCCCTCTCTTGTTTTTTCGTAGCTGGAAGCATATTATGATTttctattttgtattttttcctACTAGGAGGTTTTCTTTCTTGATAGGTTCGTTCTAAGGTAACGTACATTACTTATGTCATCTTGAGAATTATGAATTAAAATGCTGCTGCTGGTTTTCTGCTGTCCACCAGGCACCCAGCACGATCACACTCCACACTGTCGTTGTGTCCTTGTTTCTCGCGCTTTTTCGCGTGTTGCGTATACTAGGATAGGAATGAATTCAAACAGTCATACTAACTGTATTCCGTATTCCACCAGTGTTGCTGTAAGGTATTTGTTCGCATTCCTGTGGGTTGGACAAATCGCCAGCGCATCGCGGAAATCCTTAATGGCCGAAGAGATTTTGCCTTCATTCGCACACCTGCAGAAAGCAAAATGACACTTAGTTAATAGTGTCGATTTTTTTACAATGCTTTTTAACACAGTGCACGAAGTACTTCCGTCACTGGGCAGATTTTATAACTTACACAACTGGTCAAAACCAACTAATAAGGTCTAGGGCTTGAAGACAGTTGGCTGACCATTGTAAATACCCTTGTTCAACTCGCTTTAATTCAGTTCATTTGATACAAATTTAAATGCCCTTGTACTAAAATAATGATGATTATGATATTTATAGCAATAATACCACCGTTGTATCTATTCTACAAAATCTTAGCTTTGCCCGGTGTTTGGTCATATTATAAAGAGTACCAGTATCTATCACACACTTACAGGGCTCCCCTTGCTACCAATGCTTCCACATTTTCGTTATCAATCTGCAGTGCATGCTCAAAATACTTCATGGCAGCATCAAAATTCCCAGCTTTAAAATGCTCCACCCCTTTGGCAGTCCTACCACAAAAAAAACTTCACCCTGTGAGTCAAAACTCAAACTATTCTACACAGAAAAAACCGTAAGCTCTAATTTAAGCAAGAACAATTTCAAATGGGTGACCCTGCCAACAATACCCTGGGTGccaaaggaatttttttctttcacggTCGGAGAGAACgatcagcgattccaaatcaacggtcgaggacatCATCAACATCGGCGCTTTACCCCTCGTTGCCGCGGCTTTGTCGCGGCTTTGACCCCTCGTTGCCGCGGCTTTGTCGCGAAATTGCTCTCCTCCAAAGgtaaaaataacctctggcacccagggtacgcCAACAAGGCCACGCTACTAAAAGAAACTTAACTAATACCCAAAAGAGTAAAAAGGGTTTAGGCTGACACACCAAAGAAGACATGTAACAGCTCTAGTTGTAATGGAAACATGTAATGAATGCCATCCTCATTGACGCAGGGAAAAGCGCGGAATTCTGAACAGTATACATGTCTacgttattccaaaatgaccgccattttcaatagtattcttttgtttgattgaaaattggcccttttggccttgttcaaagttaaatattcttttgaattttacattTGAAAGCGAAATCATAAGAGCCAATTTGCaaccaaacaaaagaataataaaatgacggccattttggaataaggtgtgtaGGTCTGGatccaaataaaagaaatctttgaaTGACGCACAATCTTTATCATGATGTATTTTTTAATGCAGCAAACGAGAGGGTTAGCTTTGACACCACTAATTTACTGTGCATCCCTTGCTCAGTTTATTAAGTCATATCAAAGGCCaaaaccttaaaaaaaattagcctTTTTAACAAAAGCAACATGTACCCCTCCTTAAAATTGTTATTAACTATCCACcctgaataattatttttacccatataattaatttatattttaacgCCGCTTTTCTAACAATCTAAAAAAACTTGTAATCAAAACCAATAATGAGTGTTCTTACGTCTCCATCGACCATTTTGCAGACTGTTTTTTTCGCAACGGCTCGGCAAAGTCACTTTCAGGACAATCTCTCCTGAAGAGAGAACAGAAGCTTTGTATTAATGTAAAATCGAGAAATGCTTTTCCCCCTACATTACATAAACCACTTCAAGTTAAggcagtttttaataatacatTGAGAACCATGCATTGCCATGAATgatcaaataaaataaattgatgtCCACTCCCCGTCAAACACCTG containing:
- the LOC138006592 gene encoding tetratricopeptide repeat protein 14-like isoform X2, encoding MDWHKKKSIDRFVQSVSYHGPSLISLTKAKQCDSEGSPMNFLYSTTVDDNTETKNYFRNKLQLCCPGVLEGIHQPQDNRKEILDQSCSHRRIEGSIDKSGNEDFYEKMRKFVASKADLLFSMESKRKVQGGVDYVTHPNQEVLDLYANTPPLETFMEVPLHVRRTQLFKCLKEGDIVIGKVSYKRPFGIIVTLTMLEFGCNRDFTELDIQALCKSCELESSPEYKDLIDAYAIGDLVRAVIIGVTMEESKVSISLRHSRLPEAYQHLHLGVIDDTEAVYTRLQRNPEGLTYDEHLRKHKGFNNPRSIETLTDLLRIDTSAPCSLLRSFQRRDCPESDFAEPLRKKQSAKWSMETTAKGVEHFKAGNFDAAMKYFEHALQIDNENVEALVARGALCANEGKISSAIKDFRDALAICPTHRNANKYLTATLVEYGIQQEKEGLLPEAVKSFNSALALDSNQRTAKDHLEKIRMEMKLKEEEKAAAKVDKGLKGRFSHVRELILEEQSQAKRKRKLNDRKKKKKSKNIKKKKKKKKRKAGSRVRRRSEHSSGSSLSSCESSDEDEHSRSDSSDNNEEWVEKEITLRTEIEKGEGRYSKREQDRREQETNKDNGNRDETREKRRDHSIAALQVGVGHENRGPHPRKSTTERSPSSVRCDSEISKTHKFERVKGREVTRPSPCQSVGREKYVEGELDWKDSKRKHGAVDEQHILKKRKSSERETYKDSKDLTEDKKDPTRVGTSNVAVSSFDESLLERELTRVRSQSGKDSHRVSKTSSLDCPIRSRHDKRDTEAVKNYSAQVFAEQRSLALQCKDPENSVVVDKSRGAHPGRWASSVKSWDDVSKAPKGNQLSLVSYADSSDEGNS
- the LOC138006592 gene encoding tetratricopeptide repeat protein 14-like isoform X1; its protein translation is MDWHKKKSIDRFVQSVSYHGPSLISLTKAKQCDSEGSPMNFLYSTTVDDNTETKNYFRNKLQLCCPGVLEGIHQPQDNRKEILDQSCSHRRIEGSIDKSGNEDFYEKMRKFVASKADLLFSMESKRKVQGGVDYVTHPNQEVLDLYANTPPLETFMEVPLHVRRTQLFKCLKEGDIVIGKVSYKRPFGIIVTLTMLEFGCNRDFTELDIQALCKSCELESSPEYKDLIDAYAIGDLVRAVIIGVTMEESKVSISLRHSRLPEAYQHLHLGVIDDTEAVYTRLQRNPEGLTYDEHLRKHKGFNNPRSIETLTDLLRIDTSAPCSLLRSFQRRDCPESDFAEPLRKKQSAKWSMETTAKGVEHFKAGNFDAAMKYFEHALQIDNENVEALVARGALCANEGKISSAIKDFRDALAICPTHRNANKYLTATLVEYGIQQEKEGLLPEAVKSFNSALALDSNQRTAKDHLEKIRMEMKLKEEKEKAAAKVDKGLKGRFSHVRELILEEQSQAKRKRKLNDRKKKKKSKNIKKKKKKKKRKAGSRVRRRSEHSSGSSLSSCESSDEDEHSRSDSSDNNEEWVEKEITLRTEIEKGEGRYSKREQDRREQETNKDNGNRDETREKRRDHSIAALQVGVGHENRGPHPRKSTTERSPSSVRCDSEISKTHKFERVKGREVTRPSPCQSVGREKYVEGELDWKDSKRKHGAVDEQHILKKRKSSERETYKDSKDLTEDKKDPTRVGTSNVAVSSFDESLLERELTRVRSQSGKDSHRVSKTSSLDCPIRSRHDKRDTEAVKNYSAQVFAEQRSLALQCKDPENSVVVDKSRGAHPGRWASSVKSWDDVSKAPKGNQLSLVSYADSSDEGNS